One genomic window of Bacillus mycoides includes the following:
- a CDS encoding nucleotide sugar dehydrogenase encodes MNASSKVTIIGLGYVGLPLAVLFAERGHAVLGLDKDTRKIESIIKGESYIPDVSSNILQNLLNERKLIVNTPDKGVAEFQNSEYVIVTVPTPINEQKEPDLSALISASYYIQQNLQKGQTFIFESSTYPGTLEEVIIPIISQTGKKVGEDYYIGYSPERIDPANSQYSVQTIPKVISGQTERCKQKVQDLYSAIFDVVVPVSSPKVAEMCKLFENIQRLVNISLVNELNILCESLNVNFYEALEAASTKPFGFTPYWPGPGIGGHCIPVDPLYFQWRIKKSGAISQLIEAAHVINEEMPEKIIGKIKGMVQSPATVLIVGVAYKKDVNDLRESPALPIIQLLIKEGYKIEYHDPYISSAKIGDTLYQSIPLDEQRIKQADCILIVTDHSSIDWKLFKGIERLIDTRGIIKKVSV; translated from the coding sequence ATGAATGCTAGTAGTAAAGTAACCATTATTGGATTAGGATATGTTGGCCTTCCTTTAGCGGTCCTTTTTGCAGAAAGAGGACATGCTGTACTTGGATTAGATAAGGATACTAGGAAAATAGAATCAATTATAAAAGGAGAAAGTTATATTCCTGATGTTTCTTCTAACATATTACAAAATTTATTGAACGAGAGAAAATTAATAGTAAATACACCAGATAAAGGTGTTGCGGAGTTCCAAAATAGTGAGTATGTTATTGTGACTGTGCCAACGCCAATTAATGAGCAGAAAGAACCAGATTTAAGTGCCCTCATTTCAGCCTCTTATTATATACAACAAAACCTTCAAAAAGGACAAACCTTCATTTTTGAAAGCTCCACATATCCAGGTACACTGGAGGAAGTTATCATTCCAATTATTTCTCAAACAGGTAAAAAGGTAGGAGAAGATTATTATATTGGCTATTCTCCAGAACGCATTGATCCAGCGAATAGCCAGTATTCAGTCCAAACTATTCCGAAAGTTATTAGTGGACAAACCGAGCGGTGTAAACAAAAAGTACAGGATTTGTATAGCGCTATATTTGATGTCGTCGTTCCAGTTAGCTCTCCGAAAGTGGCCGAGATGTGTAAGCTATTTGAAAATATTCAGCGCTTAGTTAATATTTCATTAGTAAATGAGTTAAATATACTTTGTGAAAGTTTGAATGTTAATTTTTATGAGGCGCTTGAAGCTGCATCTACAAAACCGTTTGGATTTACTCCATATTGGCCAGGTCCAGGGATAGGGGGACATTGTATTCCAGTAGACCCTTTATATTTTCAATGGAGAATAAAAAAGAGTGGAGCAATTAGTCAATTAATTGAGGCGGCACATGTAATTAATGAAGAAATGCCAGAGAAAATAATTGGGAAAATAAAAGGTATGGTGCAATCACCCGCAACGGTGTTAATTGTAGGGGTTGCGTATAAGAAAGATGTAAATGATCTGAGAGAATCACCAGCGTTGCCAATTATTCAATTATTAATAAAAGAAGGGTACAAGATAGAATATCATGACCCTTATATTTCTTCAGCGAAAATTGGGGATACACTATATCAATCCATTCCATTAGATGAACAAAGAATTAAACAAGCAGATTGTATTTTAATTGTAACTGATCACTCTAGTATCGATTGGAAGCTCTTTAAAGGAATTGAGCGATTAATAGATACACGTGGAATTATAAAGAAGGTGAGTGTATGA